In Meles meles chromosome 2, mMelMel3.1 paternal haplotype, whole genome shotgun sequence, the sequence CACCACCCTTTACCTCGGTTGAGGGGCCAGATCTGCTCGGGCTGCTGGCACCCCCGGTTTACAGGGCAGACACCTGCGGCATCCCGCAGCAGCGACAGCTTCCCCTGCCCTACAGGCTTTGCATCAGGGAAGCTGGCCCTTCCCCTCCTGTCCAGAACACCTGCTTGCAGGTGTCTTGGTCTTCAGCACTTATTAATCAAGGGAAGGACAGCATCCCTGCCTGGGATGCGGTCCTGCCCTCTATCTCATGATCTCCTTGCCCTTCCTGATTAAAGATGACACCTGTCGCAGAGATGATGCCCACAGGGGCCAAAGTGTCCACTGCCACTCTGTGAATGGCATGCTCCTCAGCCTTTCCCTGTGGTCCTTTGGaatggtgggtggggtgggggaggcagacagATGCCCTTAAGTTTTCCCCAAACCGTCTGGTTGGAAGGTGTCACCGTTTCAATGGGAGAACCAGAGGATTCCTGCTTGTGCCATGGTCTGCTGATAGAAATAGGCTCAgactaggttttttgtttgtttgtttgtttgttttttaaaagactccacttatttatttgatagagacacagcgagagagggagcacaaggtggggggcaggagagggagcctgatgcagggctccatcccaggaccctgggatcatgacctgagctgaagcagacgcttaacaactgagcctcccaggtgccccgctgACTAGGTTTTGACTGCAGGTGTCACCTGCTGGCATCAGGATGAGGTGGTGGGGAGGTGCCGGAGAACAGGGATCCCTGAGCTCTCTGCTGCATGGTCACTACCTCATGGCGACCTTGGACGTGTCGTGTTGTGTCTCTCTAGCCTCAGTTTTGATTGTTGTATGAAAGGAAGATGTTGggctgaggggtgggaggagTCTTCAGCTCTGCCGTGTTCCCTTCTGGGTCTCTGCCGTGGCCAGGGCCATGTGAGGCGGGCGGGGAAGGAGCAGTGGCCGCGACAGTGGCTCCCCAGCATTCCCACCCCCGTGGCTCATCGCGGGTCAGCAGGCTGACCCTCGGCCTGACCCCAGAGAGCACCATCAGTGGCAGGAGCTCATCCAGCGCTGGGGCCTCAGCTGGTGTGCTCGCGGGAAACCCCCAAGTGTACTTAGCAGGCACACAGGCTGTGCACTTGACAGTGCCCCAAGCCACTAGGCCGCAGCTCGCAGAATGGCCTGTGTCTGACAGGTTCGGCAGTGTCTTCCCAAGCCTCAACATGGCGGTGAAGCGGCGGGAGCAGGCCTTGCAGGACTACCGGAGGCTGCAAGCCAAGGTGGAGAAGTAcgaggagaaggagaagacggGGCCCGTGCTGGCCAAACTCCACCAGGTaccaagagaaggaagcagtGGATGTGGACAGCGGGCCCCGTCGGGCCCTGTGGGACCCCGCAGCCAGCCTCCTTTACCTGGGGACCGACTCTGGGGCTGTGGGAGCAAGGCACATATGTCccaatgccccccaccccccacccccagcacacacaTCGTGCCCCCAGCGTGGACGCCAGGTCAGCCACCAGGATCCCTGACCCCGACGTCTTGCTTTCCAGGCCCGAGAAGAGCTGCGGCCTGTGCGGGACGACTTCGAGGCCAAGAACAAGCAGCTCCTGGATGAGATGCCGCGGTTCTACCACAGCCGGCTCGACTACTTCCAGCCCAGCTTTGAGGCCCTGATCCGAGCTCAGGTGAGGACGCTGTGGGActcttgctctgcagggagccagtGCCAGGCTTTGTAGCGCCTCCCGGGCCGCCAGGTGCAGCTGTAAGGATGCTCGGCCGCTCTCCTCTCTGCCAAGACCGTGGCGCTGCCACCCTGCCCCTGGCACGGCCTCCGGAGACCCCGACTGCCAGTGTTTGCTCCACTTCCTGTCTTGGCTCCTCCGTTGCTCTCTGGTTCGTCCCAGCCCTGGGATGAGGTTCCTTTTTGTTGAACGGCTTTTCCCCCCCACGTCCTCTCCCTCCTGTCACCCGGAGAAAGCAGGCCACACTGTCAGTGCTCCCACTTTGCAGGCAGGTTCTCGGCATGGCGTGCTCAGCCAGGCACAGAGGCTTCCTTCCAGGGGAAAGCACCTTGCTCAGCACCCTGTGTCCACACTTCCCCACTCGTTACTCCCCTTCTTTAGGCAGGTACTACAGGGTGGCCTGACATCTGGCTGCCCCGGAGGGGTGTCTGAACCCTGGGGAGGGCCGTGCTCCAGGCCCCTGCCTGGGCACCCGGCCATGGTGCACCTTCCAGAACAGCAAGCTGGCCCCAGGCTGGGTGTGCGTGACGGTGCGGGAATAGCACACTGGTTGGGCTGCTAGAGGATTGGACACAGGCTAAGACCTTGTCTCCCACTCAGGCGTAAGGACACAGAATGTAGCACAGAGCTCCTGTCCTCTTCGCCTGCCATCCTTCAAGCCATTAGCAGGGATTTTTCTCCCCATTTGTAAGAGAAAATGTCAAGGTGCCAAAGCCAAGAGGTCTGTGCCAGGTGGGACCCCCAACTCGGGGCAGGTGCTCAGCATGCTGACGATTTTCCCTCAGTTCCCCATCACTAGCAAAGCTTAAGGCTCAGGCACCTCCAGGCCCATTCTGCTTTTGGCCTGGGTGTCTTGCGCCCTCCAGTGGACACATTCGTTCCTTGCAGCCAACAGGCACAGGCCCACCGAGGAAAAGACAGATTCCGCCTCCCCAGTTTACGGTCTTTGGACGCTACGCAAACGCATGGGGCAGCCCACCTGGGCTCAGGAACCCTGAGCAGGGTTGATGGTGGAGCTGGACCTTGTTAGTGACAATGTTCTGGGTCGCTAGGGAGAAATGAGGCAGAACATAAACTTACACAAGCGAGGAGGGGCTCTGCACCTGCCCCCAGAGCACTGCCCCTAGAGGTGAGGGCTTCCTTCTAGCTGCTCAGCCTGGCCCGTGGAGGAATGTGTTTAAGGAGACCCCTGCCTTCCCAGTCCTGCGCCACCAccgcccctgctccccacccccaccccgccacgtGCTGCCTGCCCCCTCCTTTCTGTTCACAGTAGGACACTCCATGGTGCCCAGAGGGGCAAGGGCAGCCCCGTAACCAGGCAGCGGGGTGGATGGGGGCTGTTTACTGCCTCCTCGGCACCAGCCTCCCCCTCCCGAGGCTGGTGCCTCCCCCTCCCGAGGCTGCCGCTGCCATTAGTCACTAGAGAAGTGAGCATTCCCAGTGACTCAGCCTGCGCAGTGCGGctctggggcagggagtggggggcagggcaggccagCCCCCGCCTTCCCCCAGCATGagttcaggcccctggccactCGGGTGACCGGCCCATGGGCACACCTTCATTTAGCTCCCCCCTCCACGCAGTGGACATCCAGCTGTGGGAGGGCAGAAGACACTCCCTCAGAAGCACCTGAGCCACGGCCCTGTTCCCGAACCTGTCGCTCGGCCTTGCCTTGTGGTACTAGCACTCTGGGCTCTCCCCAGAGACAGCTTGGAGCTGGAGGTGACATGACTTAGGGGTGTCCAAGCAGTGTTTTGAAGAGCATGGATCGCTTTCATGAAAGTAGGTGTTTGCCTTTGATCATGAGTTGGAGACTGAGGCAGAAGTGGCCTGGCAGCCGGCTGCGACCTGCTGGTGGGTCGCCCCCATGCCTCAGCTCGCCCGCACCCCCCTGCCATGCGGCTCTCCCGTCAGCCCCAATGCCGCACACGCAGGCACGGGGCAACGCTGGGCTCTGAGCCCTGCCTTCCGAGCCACACAGCCGAGGCGACGCTGAGTACGTGGTGCCACCCGTCAACAGCGGGACAGCTCAAGAAACAGACGGCTAGGGAGGGTCCCCTTCCTCGCCTTTCCTTCTCAGATGGACTCCCAGGGCTCTGGGGGCCCACCACGCCCTTCCTCCTCTGGATGAAGGTGTCCAGCTTCTAGCTCCGCTAAAGCAGCCTCTAGTCAGTGCCTGCCTCCCTGGCTTTCCCAGGACCTGCCTAGGTGTCCTAGGGGCTAATGCCAACCCCCCACCTCCGGCCTTGGGCCTCTTCCACCTCCCAGCATGGGGCCCTCTGTCCCTCAGCTGCCTGGAGGGCTTGGAGGCAGAACCCCCTCCTTCACCTCACCAAGGACCTGCTGCTTCCCGCCTCCTTTGACTTACTACCATCCTGGCCACAGCAGTGGGTGTTCCAGGGGGGCTGGGGGTGACAGCTTCAGTCTCCCTGCTGGCCACGCAGTTTCGGGAGACAGGCTGAGGGCAGGGGCAGTGATGGAGGGAAGTGGAAACCAGCCCCCTTCACTCAGCCTGGGTGCTCTGCTTGAGGGAACAGCAGTGTGCAGGCCTCTGGGATGGTCTCTGGCCCTTCCTGTCCTGCTGTGCCTAGGAGGGTGCAAGGCTGTGGGTTGTGGTGCCCCAGGAGCCCAGCACCTGCCAACCTCGTCCTCCGCAGGTTGGGTACTACTCTGAAATGCAGAAGATCTTCGGAGACCTGACCCAGCAGCTTGACCAGCCCAGCCACCCTGACGAGcaacgggagagggagaatgaggcCAGACTGAGCGAGCTCAGAGCCCTCTCCATTGTGGCCGATGACTGAGTCCCTGCCACCCTTTTGAAGACTCCTGGGACACAAGTCAACCTGTCTGGTCTTTGCCCTTGTCAAGCTTAGGCTCAGGCATCAGCCAGCAGAAGGCCCTCCCGAGAGACTTACAAGGACAGCAGTGGCCCCCACTCTACCTCACTAGGCCTCTGCAGTGAGCCTGGCACCAGGAGCCCCAAGCAGGCTGCCAGCCCCCCACCCATAGCAAGAGCCCAGACGGTAAGCAGGGCAGAGAAAGCCCGGGGGCCTTCTCATTTCCAAAAGAACCATCCAGAGGGCATCCTGGCTTAGGGCCTGAGCCAGCTTCTGGCCTTCAAAGGCACAGGCTCCATCTGCTCACCTGAGGTCTTAGCCTTGCTTGCATGGGTGTGATCACATCTACCTCCAAAGATCCATCCTGGGGCATCCACCTGCCCTCACTGCCTTTCCGCTTCAGACTCCTCTTTTCTGAAGAGGCCCGAGACACTGCCATGAGAAATGGAAGAGCTGCAGTTCCCCCAGCCCAGACAGACCCCTCACTCCAGCCTCCCTGCACCACAAAACTGGCTTAGCCCACCTCTGTCCAGGTGCAGAGAAGGCCGTAGGCCAAGTGCAGAGAAGAGCCCCAAGCCTTGTAGATTCCTTAGGAAACACAACTCAGCTTGTCAGTTGGCTACCAACCGCACAAAATATCACAGCCTAACTCACAGGTCTCAGAGCCAGAACAGTGGGTTTGTCTCCCCAAAAtacttgtaattttattttttcaagtgaaGTTTTCAATAAAATCGCCAGCTGTTACTGTGCTGTGACTGAGAGCTGCCCTGGGTTTGTGAGGCCTTGTGCTGCTGCGACGAGTGGGCCACTCCCCTGCTGTATTGCCTCTCTCCACCAGCAGGCGGCGGGGCccagagttgggggaggagcccctcccactgccccgcCCCACCAtctggaaggagggctgggaGAAAGGGGACAGCACAGGACCACCtagaagaggaaaaagggaagagcTATGGAAGACACGTGGCTTGTTTTTGActttggtttatttaaaaaacaaaaagccaaaaaaaaaaaaaaaccaactttataTACAAAGTCAAACTGAAACCACGGATTATGGAAAGAGGCGAGACTTATGGGGGAACAGGGAAAAAGGCTGGGCCAGAGCCAATACCACATTCTGAACATGGGGAGGTGCTGGTTTCTTCTGGCAAGTCTGGGGTGGCTGGAACACAGTGCTCTCTGGCAGACACAGCCCAACACCAAGAGTTCGCTAGCACGGACTCCATTCCTGTGACAGCCAAGGGGAGACCCTTCCCCCAAGAACCCGCTCCTGCACCTAGCAGGACCTGTGCCATCCAGAGGGAGGGCTCAACCCCGGCCAGATTCCACGGCTGTTTCTTCAGTTTATTGGCATCAGACCTTAACGAAATTATCTGAAAAGCCTTTTCCTCCCGTCTTATTCTAAACTGGAAGAGGACAGGAGAAAGCACAAGACTAAAGGGCCCCAGGAGAAATCCCAAGGTGGAGGGCAAAATGACATTCGAGGGGTGCAGAAGGTGTTGGATTTAGTTGTTAAGTGGAACCGGGGTTCCCCACGCATCCGTCCCACATAGCACAGACCCCACCCTGACAGCCTGAGCTCTTCTACGGAGGCTGAGCACAGGGGTCAGCCACCCCTGCCTATGGCTCCCAGGTCCTGCTCCAGCTTCTTTCTGGAACCAAAAGGGCTGTAACGTCAGCAGGCTCCGTCGCCGACCTCCCGGGAGGGCAGCTCCTGCGCCAGGCCCTTCAGTTGCTAGGTGCTGGCTCTTCCTTTTCTACCCAGCTGTCCGCCTGGAACGAGAGAGAGGACTCGAGGAGGAAGGGCCCAGACGGGAGGCCCACCAACACTCTGCGCTGAGACCAGGCTGCAGCAGCAACGCACCCAGGCGGGACACCATGGCCAGCTGCCTCCAGCCAAGCCTCCCAACAGGGCGCCCGGCCGTCCAGCTCTCCCGGGGGAGGCTCACCTTCTCAACCATCCGCTGCATCTCCAGCTGCAGAGGGGTCAGGCGCCTCCGGAACTCCTGGAGCAGTCGCTGCAACTGGTTCTTCTGGCGCTCAGCCGTCCGGGCCGTCTCCTCCGCCTCGGCCAGCCGGCCCCGCAGCTCCTGCATTTCCGCCGCCAGTGTCTTGTTCGTGACCTCCGTGGCCGAGAACCGGTTATGGCTCTCCTCTGGTGGGGGGAAATGGCAGACAGACTGCTGCTAAGTTAAGCACCACAGCCCAGGGCAAGAGGCCCGAAGTGTGAGCAGCGGGACCCCCTCCTGGTCTCCAGACACACGCATCTGCGAATCCCATCTGGGCCAAGTCCCTGTGGCCATAGGCCACTCACCCAGCTTCAGTTCCAGTGTGTGAATCTTGTTCTCCAGATAGAGCCGTCCGCTGTCCTGCTGCTCTGCACGCTGCAGCAGGTTCCCCACGTTGATCAGGCTGCCGTTGTGGGACACCAAACCTTTGTGTTCCGTGGGGGTGGCACCCGGCTTTGTGCTTTTCCCCGAGGGAGGCAGCAGGTCCAAGTTTCCTAGAAGGGTCCGCGAGAAGAGTGAAGGCTCAGCTCTGCAGAGGAGAGAGCAgccggccccgcccctcctccctgAAGGCACAGGGCAGCAGGACGCACCCAAGAGCACCTCCTCGGGCAGCCCGCCGTCTGGGCCTTCCTGCCGGCTGTACTGAAGGCTCCGGTACTGGCAGACGTTCTGGGTCACCACCCTGCTGACCAGCTGTTTGGCCTAGAGAACAGCCAAGACAGCCCCTGATGAGAGCGCACGAGCCCGTGGCCCCACGGCATCCCGAGCCCACTGCAGCAGGCCAGAACGCGCCCGGCCATCAGGGGAGGCCGGCTCAGAGGGACTTGGGGGACGGGAGGGACGGGTACCTGCTCTGCACTGAGCCGGAGCCCAAGGGTGAGCAGAATCCTCTCCAAGTCTCGCCGGTGCAAGTAGCCACACCAGTTGGCATCAAAGAAGACAAAAGCAAGAAGACAGTCCAAAGGGAGCACAGCAGAGGGGTCCAGCTCCTTGGGCTGCAAAAGAGACAAGGACGAACAAGATTTTCAGAGTGCCCTCAACTGCGAAATCGCCCAGGATGTAGCCCTCCGAAAAACGAGAGGACACGATCACAAACGGGTGCCCCTTCCAGCTGGAGACAGGACCACCGATATGACCTCCGTGCAACCACTGCCGCACCAGGGGCTGTCCTGCACACGGAGAAGCAGCGTGCGTGCCAGCATCGGGTACCTCGCTCAGACGCACCCGGACAGAGACACGGAGATGTCCTGGATCCCATGGAAGCCCTGCTCCATGAGCCAAGAACCACATTTTGTCTTTTGTCAGTCAGAGGGTGCCAGAAGTCCTATGGTAAAGTCTCCCTCTCCCAGAGCTGAGTCCCAGGCCTTGCTCAGCTTCACTGtcagtggggcagggggagcaggaaagaGGTCTCACCATGTCCTGAAGAGAAGAGAACTCCATCTCTGATTGGTTCGAGGCAACCGACCGGACCTCTGAATCCTCCAGCTTGGCTCCTGCTACAGGAAGCCTGAGATAAGCGTGGAGCAGGGggggtctccccacccccacccttgggCCCAAACACACAGCTGGGACAGGCAAGCACCAGCTGCAGAGCCGGGCGGCCGCTGTGCAAGGCGAGCACATACCAAACTCTTCTTCACCATCATCCCTCAGGAGGAGCAGCTCTGGGTCAAGGGCCATCTCACAGAGGTCCTCGGATGCCTCACCCCGgggtttctcttcttcctctcccccggAAGACGGAGGTTTGGGCAAAAGCCCATCTTCCTTCTGGAAGCAAAGCAAGAGATGAGACCTGGAACTGCTAACAAGGATAAGAGCGGACACCTGCCCACCGACCGTGTCTGGAAGGGTTCTGTCTACACAGTCTCATTTACGGCATTCTGTGACAAGGGATTCAGAGCGAGCTAAGGCAattcccaggaacctgggattctCTGTAGGACTCAATCTCAGTCCTGTCAGAAATTACATTTACTCAACAGGATTTAGGTAAGAGATAGGCCCATCTGCTTTTGTAAAGCGTTAAGAAAATGCAGCATtctatgggacgcctgggtggctcagtcgttaagcgtctgccttcggttcaggtcatgatcccagggtcctgggatcgagtcccgaatttgggggtccctgctcagcaggaagcctgcttctccccattctgccgctccccctgcttgtgctctctttctctgacaaataaataaaacctttaaaaagaaaatgtagcatCCCACTTAACCATCGAGTAGCGGAAACACCTGTCCGCACGGCACAATTAGTGGAGGCTTCTGTGCCACCGTGGCATGTAGGCCCCGCTTCCAGCCCCACTGCCCTTCTAGTGGGGCACACCTCTAGCCGCACACCGGCTCCTAGCCAAGCGGCCATGCGGTGGGGGGACGAGGTGCACGCAGGCAGTGAGAGGAACCCCACGGGGCCCCTGGCGGCACCCGCATCCACACGACACTCCCACGTGCAGCCCCAGTGCCCGAACGGGCAGCAGAGGTACTCACCGGGGGGGCATCTGACTCAGCAGCTGTGCCCTCACTCTGTACCTCATCCTTGGCCTCCTTGGCAGCCTCTTCCTTGactgtttcttcttccttggcCACCTCTTCCTTCTCAGGTTCAGGCGGGGCCACCACCTTTTCAGGAAGGCTCAGCAGCATCTTATAAATCCTATACCCAAAATCCCTCTGCAGCATCTCCAGAAACAGCTCAGCCAACACCATCACCTTAGGGAAGAGGCAGCACAGGTCCGTGAGCATCAGGAAGAAGGGAATGTTCCAAGCCCTGCCATCCCATACACCCTCCCGCACAGCCTCCCCAGACTCCTACACCTACTTCAAAGGAGATCCTTTCTTTTGGCCTCCGGTCCTCCACAATACTATGAAGGGACAGGTTGACACAGCCAGGGTGTGCCATGACGGCAGGCTCTAGAGGAGGTGGGGGCGCCTCTGGGAGATCGGTGTCCACTTCCTGCTGCGCAGTGGCCTCCGGATTCTCTGCATTCTGTTTAGAGGTATCGGCTACGGGCTCTGATGCATCAGCTGCCTGCTCCAGAGGCTCTGTGTCCTGTGACAAAAGCCGAGAGCTGTGACCACCTGGGTCCAGAGGTCAGGACACCTACTCTGCCCACTGGTCCGTAAGGCTCAGCCTTACCCCGGACGCCTCTTGGGGTGGGGCAGCTGCCTCTGCGGCTTTCTGCTGGCACAGGGCCTCCCACTCTTCCAAAGTAGGCATGATGGTCCAGACGTCAGGCAGGTACACCACCACAGTCTGGAGCCGCCTCGGGGGACCCGGCTGCAGGTACTGAAACTCCGCAAAGCGCCACCTGCTCACAgcgaaaggaaaaaggaagttcTGACCCACAACCTTCGCAAGCAGTTGCTTCAGTTTCcatcaacatttactgagcacatactgCACGCGCAGCTTTGAAAATATGGAAACAAGAGACCAAGTCCTCTGAAAATGGTTCATCAACAGGCCGCCGTGAGTAAGCAGACACTGCCTACCCAGGGTGCTCCCAGCATGAAGAACCACTAAACGTGGCTGAGGGATCGCATGGGATGAGCCTTGGAGGGTCGGCTGGCCCTCGACACCTATACACATCCCTACTCGTGCTCATGATTGGGATGACCATCTGCTAGCGCTGGACAGAGGGACGAGGTAGGATCGGGGAAGAGAAGAGCACTCACAGGACAGAAAGGCACAGGAACTCGGCCTCCTAAAGTCTCGCCTATACAATGGACCACACACAGACAAGCCTGGGGCAGCCACTCACCACTTCGTGCAGGCGCTCAAGTCAATGCCAGTCTGAGCTTGCGCACAGCGGATGGCCGTGCGGACTAGCACCTGCGGGTCGCCCTGGGGGTCGAGGCCATCCAGAGACGGAGACCACTCACCCCCAACCAGcactgcttcttcttctttccgGCTCAGCAAAAACTGCAAAAATGGATgcaagataaaaaaaacaaaaacccatggggtgcctgggtggctctgttggttaaggaactgccttcagctcaggtcatgatcctgaagtcccaggatcaagtcctgcatcgggctccctcctgagcggggagtctgcttcccactctgaccctctcccctctcgtgctcactcgctctctcattctctcaaataaaatctttaaaaaacaaaacaaaacaaaaaacggatCTCTCCCCATGAGGAATGAAAGCAGCAGGATGTGGTGAGGAGTAGGGTGGGAAGCAGGGGAGGCTGGATCTCTCTACCCATGCACCAGCCATGTAACTTTTTCTGACAAGAACATCCTGAGCCATGCTGTCCTTCTGATGAAATAGCAATATTCCTGCTCGGAACTCCCTGTTTCTATGAACTCGTGAATAGGAGTCGAGTGGCTGCAAATCTGACAGGGCCTGGCCATCCACCACCCACGACTGCCTCCTGCCTTGTGGACTCTAGCTCTCACCTTAATCTGCTTTAGAGGATGTTCTGGTGTCTCCCTCGGCTCAGCCAGGTCATCCACAAAGAGCATGCAACAACGATAGAACTCCTCCAGTCCCGGGGACGAGAGCAGCAGTACCTGTGCACGGGCGGTGTGAGGGACACGCTCGAGAGCTTTCTCCTCCCACCATGGGACAAGACGGCAGGAGGCCAGCCTACTCACCTTGGAACTATAAGCGGGGTCACTGTCTGCAGGGATGGGCTCAGCACCAGCATCTGGGGCTGGCTCCTTCTCAGAAGATACCTGGATGCGGCTTGGAGGGTGGAGGGAAAAGGGCTGGCTCAGAGGGAAGGCTGACAGCCAGCTCAGACACACAGCCAGGAGATCAGAGGGAACCAGGAGGCTGCGATAGCGGCGCTGGAGCTCTAAGAAGTCACAgttggggctggaggaggaaagCAAGGGTATCCAGACTGAGCAAagactaaattattttttaaaatggaactaTGAAAGACTTGGAGGGGAAAGGGCAAATTATTTTCTAATCTGGGAAGGAAGAcatctctgaaaagaaaaagatggatgaGATTTGACCACTAAAATGTTTCAGCCCCTAATGGCAAAGTCAAGTcaaactgggaaagaaaaaaacaaaaagcatttgCAATATATGACAGCCTAAGATTCACTGTTTTGATCGAAAAGGAGCCCACAAATTACTAACATGTTCACGAGAAGGTTCCCAAGTCAGAGAAAACT encodes:
- the BIN3 gene encoding bridging integrator 3 isoform X2; translation: MSKSAVKISLDLLSNPLCEQDQDFLNMVTALDTAMKRMDAFNQEKVNQIQKTVIEPLKKFGSVFPSLNMAVKRREQALQDYRRLQAKVEKYEEKEKTGPVLAKLHQAREELRPVRDDFEAKNKQLLDEMPRFYHSRLDYFQPSFEALIRAQVGYYSEMQKIFGDLTQQLDQPSHPDEQRERENEARLSELRALSIVADD
- the CCAR2 gene encoding cell cycle and apoptosis regulator protein 2 isoform X1, giving the protein MSQFKRQRINPLPGGRNFSGAASTSLLGPPPGLLTPPVATDLSQNARHLQGGEKQRVFTGIVTSLHDYFGVVDEEVFFQLSVVKGRLPQLGEKVLVKAAYNPGQAVPWNAVKVQTLSNQPLLKSPAPPLLHVAALGQKQGILGAQPQLIFQPHRIPPLFPQKPLSLFQTSHTLHLSHLNRFPARGPHGRLDQGRSDDYDSKKRKQRTGGEPWGAKKPRHDLPPYRVHLTPYTVDSPNCDFLELQRRYRSLLVPSDLLAVCLSWLSAFPLSQPFSLHPPSRIQVSSEKEPAPDAGAEPIPADSDPAYSSKVLLLSSPGLEEFYRCCMLFVDDLAEPRETPEHPLKQIKFLLSRKEEEAVLVGGEWSPSLDGLDPQGDPQVLVRTAIRCAQAQTGIDLSACTKWWRFAEFQYLQPGPPRRLQTVVVYLPDVWTIMPTLEEWEALCQQKAAEAAAPPQEASGDTEPLEQAADASEPVADTSKQNAENPEATAQQEVDTDLPEAPPPPLEPAVMAHPGCVNLSLHSIVEDRRPKERISFEVMVLAELFLEMLQRDFGYRIYKMLLSLPEKVVAPPEPEKEEVAKEEETVKEEAAKEAKDEVQSEGTAAESDAPPKEDGLLPKPPSSGGEEEEKPRGEASEDLCEMALDPELLLLRDDGEEEFAGAKLEDSEVRSVASNQSEMEFSSLQDMPKELDPSAVLPLDCLLAFVFFDANWCGYLHRRDLERILLTLGLRLSAEQAKQLVSRVVTQNVCQYRSLQYSRQEGPDGGLPEEVLLGNLDLLPPSGKSTKPGATPTEHKGLVSHNGSLINVGNLLQRAEQQDSGRLYLENKIHTLELKLEESHNRFSATEVTNKTLAAEMQELRGRLAEAEETARTAERQKNQLQRLLQEFRRRLTPLQLEMQRMVEKADSWVEKEEPAPSN
- the CCAR2 gene encoding cell cycle and apoptosis regulator protein 2 isoform X2 → MSQFKRQRINPLPGGRNFSGAASTSLLGPPPGLLTPPVATDLSQNARHLQGGEKQRVFTGIVTSLHDYFGVVDEEVFFQLSVVKGRLPQLGEKVLVKAAYNPGQAVPWNAVKVQTLSNQPLLKSPAPPLLHVAALGQKQGILGAQPQLIFQPHRIPPLFPQKPLSLFQTSHTLHLSHLNRFPARGPHGRLDQGRSDDYDSKKRKQRTGGEPWGAKKPRHDLPPYRVHLTPYTVDSPNCDFLELQRRYRSLLVPSDLLAVCLSWLSAFPLSQPFSLHPPSRIQVSSEKEPAPDAGAEPIPADSDPAYSSKVLLLSSPGLEEFYRCCMLFVDDLAEPRETPEHPLKQIKFLLSRKEEEAVLVGGEWSPSLDGLDPQGDPQVLVRTAIRCAQAQTGIDLSACTKWWRFAEFQYLQPGPPRRLQTVVVYLPDVWTIMPTLEEWEALCQQKAAEAAAPPQEASGDTEPLEQAADASEPVADTSKQNAENPEATAQQEVDTDLPEAPPPPLEPAVMAHPGCVNLSLHSIVEDRRPKERISFEVMVLAELFLEMLQRDFGYRIYKMLLSLPEKVVAPPEPEKEEVAKEEETVKEEAAKEAKDEVQSEGTAAESDAPPKEDGLLPKPPSSGGEEEEKPRGEASEDLCEMALDPELLLLRDDGEEEFGAKLEDSEVRSVASNQSEMEFSSLQDMPKELDPSAVLPLDCLLAFVFFDANWCGYLHRRDLERILLTLGLRLSAEQAKQLVSRVVTQNVCQYRSLQYSRQEGPDGGLPEEVLLGNLDLLPPSGKSTKPGATPTEHKGLVSHNGSLINVGNLLQRAEQQDSGRLYLENKIHTLELKLEESHNRFSATEVTNKTLAAEMQELRGRLAEAEETARTAERQKNQLQRLLQEFRRRLTPLQLEMQRMVEKADSWVEKEEPAPSN
- the BIN3 gene encoding bridging integrator 3 isoform X1, translating into MKKSTDADLAMSKSAVKISLDLLSNPLCEQDQDFLNMVTALDTAMKRMDAFNQEKVNQIQKTVIEPLKKFGSVFPSLNMAVKRREQALQDYRRLQAKVEKYEEKEKTGPVLAKLHQAREELRPVRDDFEAKNKQLLDEMPRFYHSRLDYFQPSFEALIRAQVGYYSEMQKIFGDLTQQLDQPSHPDEQRERENEARLSELRALSIVADD